A single region of the Ornithorhynchus anatinus isolate Pmale09 chromosome 13, mOrnAna1.pri.v4, whole genome shotgun sequence genome encodes:
- the KIF5B gene encoding kinesin-1 heavy chain — MADPAECNIKVMCRFRPLNESEVTRGDKYVAKFQGEDTVIIASKPYAFDRVFQSSTSQEQVYNDCAKKIVKDVLEGYNGTIFAYGQTSSGKTHTMEGKLHDPDGMGIIPRIVQDIFNYIYSMDENLEFHIKVSYFEIYLDKIRDLLDVSKTNLSVHEDKNRVPYVKGCTERFVCSPDEVMDTIDEGKSNRHVAVTNMNEHSSRSHSIFLINVKQENTQTEQKLSGKLYLVDLAGSEKVSKTGAEGAVLDEAKNINKSLSALGNVISALAESSTYVPYRDSKMTRILQDSLGGNCRTTIVICCSPSSYNESETKSTLLFGQRAKTIKNTVCVNVELTAEQWKKKYEKEKEKNKTLRNTIQWLENELNRWRNGETVPVDEQFDKEKANLEAFAADKDISVINDKPTATIGVTGNFTDAERRKCEEEIAKLYKQLDDKDEEINQQSQLVEKLKTQMLDQEELLASTRRDQDNMQAELNRLQAENDASKEEVKEVLQALEELAVNYDQKSQEVEDKAKEYELLSDELNQKSATLASIDAELQKLKEMTNHQKKRATEMMASLLKDLAEIGIAVGNNDVKQPEGTGMIDEEFTVARLYISKMKSEVKTMVKRCKQLEGTQTESNKKMEENEKELAACQLRISQHEAKIKSLTEYLQNVEQKKRQLEESVDSLNEELVQLRAQEKVHEMEKEHLNKVQTANEVKQAVEQQIQNHRETHQKQISSLRDEVDAKEKLITNLQDQNQKMILEQERLRVEHEKLKATDQEKSRKLHELTVMQDRREQARQDLKGLEETVAKELQTLHNLRKLFVQDLATRVKKSAEIDSDDTGGSAAQKQKISFLENNLEQLTKVHKQLVRDNADLRCELPKLEKRLRATAERVKALESALKEAKENASRDRKRYQQEVDRIKEAVRSKNMARRGHSAQIAKPIRPGQHPAASPTHPSAIRGGGAFTQNSQPVAVRGGGGRQDKVC, encoded by the exons ATGGCGGACCCGGCCGAGTGCAACATCAAAGTCATGTGTCGCTTCAGGCCCCTCAACGAGTCCGAGGTGACCCGCGGCGACAAGTACGTCGCCAAGTTCCAGGGCGAAGATACGGTCATCATCGCG tccaaGCCTTATGCATTTGATCGTGTCTTCCAGTCAAGTACATCACAGGAGCAAGTGTACAATGACTGTGCAAAAAAGATTGTTAAAG ATGTACTTGAAGGATACAATGGAACGATATTTGCATATGGACAAACCTCCTCGGGGAAGACTCATACAATGGAG GGAAAACTTCACGATCCTGATGGTATGGGAATTATTCCCAGAATAGTGCAAGatatttttaattatatttactcTATGGATGAAAATTTGGAATTCCACATTAAG GTGTCATACTTTGAAATCTATTTGGATAAAATAAGGGACCTTTTGGATG tttcaAAAACCAATCTTTCTGTCCATGAGGATAAAAATAGAGTTCCATATGTAAAG GGCTGCACAGAGCGTTTTGTATGTAGTCCAGATGAGGTTATGGATACCATAGATGAAGGAAAATCCAATAGGCATGTAGCAGTTACAA ATATGAATGAGCACAGCTCTAGAAGTCACAGCATCTTTCTTATTAATGTAAAACAAGAAAACACTCAAACAGAACAGAAACTGAGTGGAAAACTTTATCTAGTGGACTTGGCTGGTAGTGAAAAG GTTAGTAAAACCGGAGCTGAAGGTGCTGTGCTGGATGAAGCAAAGAATATCAACAAGTCTCTGTCAGCCCTTGGGAATGTGATTTCTGCATTGGCTGAGAGTAGC ACGTATGTTCCATATCGAGATAGTAAAATGACAAGAATCCTTCAAGATTCGCTAGGTGGCAACTGCAGAACCACCATAGTAATTTGTTGTTCTCCATCATCATACAATGAATCTGAAACTAAATCTACACTCCTATTTGGTCAAAG AGCCAAGACAATTAAGAATACAGTTTGTGTCAATGTTGAGCTAACTGCTGAACAGTGGAAGAAGaaatatgaaaaagaaaaagaaaaaaacaagacattaCGTAACACTATTCAGTGGCTTGAGAATGAACTTAATCGCTGGCGCAATG GGGAGACTGTGCCAGTTGATGAACAGTTTGACAAAGAAAAAGCCAACTTGGAAGCTTTTGCAGCAGATAAGGATATTTCTGTTATTAATGATAAGCCAACAGCTACGATTGGAGTAACTGGGAATTTTACTGATGCTGAGAGAAGGAAATGTGAAGAAGAAATTGCTAAATTGTATAAGCAACTTGATGATAAG GATGAAGAAATTAATCAGCAAAGTCAGTTAGTAGAGAAGCTAAAGACCCAGATGTTGGATCAGGAAGAG CTATTGGCATCGACAAGAAGGGACCAAGATAATATGCAAGCTGAGTTGAATCGCCTCCAGGCCGAAAATGATGCCTCAAAGGAAGAAGTGAAAGAAGTGTTACAGGCTCTTGAGGAACTTGCTGTCAACTATGATCAGAAATCTCAGGAAGTCGAAGACAAGGCCAAGGAATATGAGCTGCTTAGTGATGAACTCAATCAGAAATCG gCAACTTTAGCCAGTATAGATGCTGAACTTCAGAAACTGAAAGAAATGACTAATCACCAGAAAAAACGGGCAACAGAGATGATGGCATCTTTATTGAAAGACCTTGCTGAAATTGGAATTGCTGTAGGAAATAATGATGTAAAG CAACCTGAAGGAACTGGCATGATAGATGAAGAGTTCACTGTTGCAAGACTGTACATTAGCAAAATGAAATCAGAAGTGAAAACAATGGTAAAACGTTGTAAACAACTAGAAGGGACACAGACTGAGAGCAATAAAaagatggaagaaaatgaaaaggaactCGCAGCATGTCAGCTTCGGATCTCACAG CATGAAGCAAAAATCAAGTCCTTGACTGAATACCTGCAGAATGTAGAACAGAAGAAAAGGCAGCTGGAGGAGTCTGTTGACTCCCTTAATGAAGAGTTAGTTCAGCTTCGAGCCCAGG AGAAAGTTCATGAAATGGAAAAGGAGCACTTGAATAAAGTTCAGACTGCAAATGAAGTCAAG CAAGCTGTTGAACAACAGATACAAAATCACAGAGAAACCCATCAAAAACAAATTAGCAGCCTGAGGGATGAAGTTGATGCGAAAGAGAAACTTATTACTAACCTTCAAga CCAAAATCAGAAAATGATACTGGAGCAGGAACGCTTGAGAGTTGAGCATGAGAAATTAAAAGCTACAGATCAAGAAAAAAGCAGGAAATTGCATGAACTTAC GGTTATGCAGGACAGACGGGAACAAGCAAGGCAAGACTTAAAGGGTTTGGAGGAGACTGTG GCAAAAGAACTTCAGACCCTGCACAATCTTCGGAAGCTGTTTGTCCAAGATCTGGCTACCAGAGTTAAGAAG AGTGCTGAGATTGATTCTGATGATACAGGAGGCAGTGCAGCCCAAAAACAAAAGATATCCTTTCTTGAGAATAACCTTGAACAGCTCACAAAAGTGCACAAGCAG TTGGTACGTGATAATGCAGATCTTCGTTGTGAGCTCCCTAAACTGGAGAAGCGACTTAGAGCTACAGCTGAACGAGTTAAAGCTTTGGAGTCTGCACTGAAAGAAGCCAAAGAAAATGCATCTCGTGATCGTAAACGGTATCAACAAGAAGTAGATCGTATTAAGGAAGCAGTCCGATCCAAGAATATGGCCAGAAGAGGACATTCTGCCCAAATTG CTAAGCCTATCCGTCCAGGGCAACAtccagctgcttctccaactcatcCAAGTGCAATTCGTGGAGGAGGTGCATTTACTCAGAATAGCCAGCCTGTTGCTGTGCgcggtggaggaggcagacaagaCAAAGt